TACTGGACCGACGACATCGCCGACCCGAACGAAGGCACCGCGTACGCCGCCGTGTACAAGAACGCCGAGTCCTTTCACACCGGCTTCCAGAACGCGAAGGTCGATCAGCTCTTCGCGCAAAGCCAAGTGGAGCTCGACAAGACCAAGCGCGCCAACCTCTACAAGCAAATCCAGCAAATCTACGTGGCGGCGGCGCCGATGGTGTTTTTGTACGAGCAGCCCTTCCCGGTGGCGTTGCGCAAGAACGTCAAGAACTTCTTGCAGACTCCGCTCGGAAACAACATCTTCGTGAACACTTACCTCGCGAAGTGAACGTATGACGACTGAAGACGTCTTGTTCCTGTCCATCGCCGAGTTAGGCGCCCGCTTTCGAGCGGGCTCCCTCTCGCCCGTGGACGTCACCCGGGCGACGCTGCAGCGAATCGAGCAGCTCGACACCGTCTTGAACGCCTTCATCACCGTGACGGGCGACCTCGCCATGGAGCAGGCGGAGGCGGCAGAGCGCGAATTGCGAAGCGGCGTGGACCGAGGACCCCTTCACGGCGTCCCGGTCGCCTTGAAGGATCTTGCCGACACGGCAGGTGTTCGTACGACGTGCGGCGCGCGCATCCTGAGCGATCACGTGCCGACCGTCGACGCCACGGTCGTGACGCGACTTCGCGAGGCGGGCGCCGTCCTCGTTGGGAAGACGAACATGCTGGAGTTCGCGTACGGCATCGTCCACCCCGACTTTGGGCAGACGAACAACCCGTGGGATCCGACGCGCACGGCGGGCGGATCGAGCGGCGGGTCGGCGGCGGCGGTCGCCGCGGGCCTGTGCTTCGCGGCGCTCGGAACCGACACGGGCGGATCGATTCGCATTCCCGCGTCGTACTGCGGCGTGAGCGGCCTCAAGCCCACGTACGGTCTCGTGCCGCTCGACGGCATCTTTGCGCTGTCATGGTCGCTCGACCACGGCGGCCCGATCGCGCGCAGCAGCGAGGACGCGGCCTTGCTGTTGGAAGTTCTCGCGCAACGAACGCTCGACGTGACGCCGCGTGGCCTCAAGGGCGTGCGGCTCGGCGTGCTCGAAGAGCACATCGACGGGCCCGAGATGGAGCCGGGCGTGCGCGAAGTCTTCATGCGCGCGCTCGAAGCACTCAAAGACGCGGGCGCGCACCTCGTTCCCGTGCGAATCGACGAGCTCGACGCCGCCGACGCCGCGCTCATGGACGTTTTGCTGCCCGAGGCGAGCGTCATCCACGAACGATGGGTGCGCGAGCGGCCCGACGACTACGCCAAGGACACGCGCATGCAAATCGAGCTGGGCTTCGACGTGCGCGGCGTCGCGCACGTCAAGGCGCAGCGTTACCGCCAAAGGCTGGCCGCGAACTTTCTCGACGCGATGCACGGCTTGGTCGCCTTGCTCTCCCCGACCGTCGCGTGGGTGGCGCCGCACGAAGATCCGGTCGTGGCGGACGAGGCGGGCGCCGCCGAGGCGCGGCGCACCGCTCCCACGAACCTCACCGGGTTTCCCGCGTTGAGCGTGAACGCGGGCTTTTCTCAGCAGCTCCCGGTCGGCTTGCACATCACGGCGCGTCCCAACGACGACGCCGTCGCCCTCGCACTCGGAGCGGCGATCGAGCGGTTGCTGGGCGCCAACCGCGTTCCTCCTCTTCTCGACATGCCCTCTGTGCTCGAAAGGACTTCAGGTTGAACATCTCCTTCGACGGTCGAACCGTCATCGTGACTGGAGCCGCGCACGGCTTCGGTCGGGCCATCAGCCTCGCATTCGCCGCTCGCGGCGCGACCGTGTGGGCGTGCGACGTGCAAGAAGCGGGGCTGCAGGAAACGGCTCGGCAAGGCGGCGATTTGGTGCACGTTCGTACGGTGGACGTCTCGAATCGTGACGCCGTGCGCGCGTTCGTGCAAGAAGCGTCGGGCGGCTCGCGCGTGGACGTCCTCGTGAACAACGCGGGCGGCGTGCTCGGGCAAGTCGGACGTCCCGTGGAGGAGATCTCCGAGGATGATTGGCACGCGATCTTTCGCGTGAACGTCGACGGGGCCTTCTACTTCTCGCAAGCGGTCGCGCCGCTGATGAAGGCGGCGAACTTCGGGCGCATCGTGAACATCTCCAGCGGCGCGGGTCTCGGCGTGAGCCTCACGGGCATTCAAGCGTACGCGAGCGCCAAGGCCGCGCAGATCGGCCTTACGCGGCAACTCGCACACGAACTCGGCGCGTGGGGCATCACCGTGAACAACGTCGCGCCCGGCTTCGTGCGCTCCAATCCCACCACGGAGCGGCAGTGGGAAAGTTACGGCGAGGAAGGTCAGCGTCGCCTCGTGCAGGGCATCGCCATGAAGCGTCTCGGTTCGCCCGATGACATCGCGCACGCCGTGCTGTTCTTCGCGTCGGACTTCGCGGGTTGGGTGACGGGCCAAATCCTGAGCGTCGACGGAGGAAAGTGATGGAAGACGTCTTGGCGTACTTGGAGCGTCACCACGAACGTGACCTCGCCGACTTGCAGTCGTTCGTGCGCATTCCCAGCGTAAGCACCGACTCGCGTCACCGAGAGGACGTGCGGCGCGCCGCTCAGTGGGTGGCGACGCGTCTCATCGACGCGGGCGTCACGGACGCCGCCGTGAACGACACGGACGGGCATCCGGTCGTGACGGCCTCGTGGACGTTCGCCGAGGGCGCCCCGACGGTGTTGGTGTACGGGCATTACGACGTGCAACCGCCCGATCCCGTGGACCGCTGGGACTCGCCGCCTTTCGAGCCGACCGAGCGGGACGGCAAGCTGTTCGCTCGCGGCGTGTCGGACGACAAGGCGCCGATGCTGATTCCGATTCGCGTCGCCGAGGCGTTCTTGAAAACGCGCGGTCACCTTCCGGTGAACGTGAAGTTCCTGTTCGAAGGCGAGGAGGAAGTCGGAAGTCCGCACCTCGGCGACTTCGTGCGGGCGAACGCCGAGCGCCTCGCGGCCGACTTCGTGCTGTCCGCCGACGGCGGCATGTGGCGCGCGGACATTCCGACGCTCACGGTCAGCGCGCGCGGCCTTTGCGCGCTCGAGTTCACGGTGAGGGGCCCCGGCAAGGACTTGCACTCCGGACGTCACGGCGGAGCGCTGCACAACCCCTTGCACGCCATCGCGCAGATGGTGGCGAGCTTGCACGACGAGGAAGGGCGGGTGGCCGTCGCGCACTTCTACGACGGCGCCTTGGCGATCTCGGAGGCGATACGCGCCGACACGGCGGCCTTGCCGTTTCACGACGAGGCGTACCTCGCCGATGTCGGCGCGTCCGACACGTTCGGTGAGTCAGGCTACTCGACGCTGGAACGCCAATGGTACCGTCCGACGCTGGAGCTCAACGGCTTGTGGGGCGGATACATCGGCGAGGGCAGCAAGACCGTCTTGCCGAGCGAGGCGCACGCCAAGATCACTTGCCGCCTTGTGCCCGGGCAAGACCCCGCGCGAATTCGCGCTTTGATCGAGGCGCACTTGCGCGCTCACACACCGCGCGGCGTCACGCTGAGCTTCAACAAGGACGACCACGGAGCGGCCGCGTACCGCATTCCCGACGATCACGTGGGACTCACGGTCGCGCGTGAAGCGCTCGAAATCGTGTACGACCGACCACCGCTCGTCGTCGGCATGGGCGGGTCCATTCCGATCTGCGACACCTTCCGAAGCGTCCTGGGAATCGACACGGTGTTCTTCTCGTTCGCCGTCGGCGACGAAAACATCCACGCGCCCAACGAGTTCTTCCGCTTGCCGCGCTTTTTCGAGGGTGCGCGCGCGTGGACGGCGTACTTCGAGGGGCTCGCGAAGACGAGCCCCTCGGCGACGAGCGGGACGGTGGCGCGTGCTTGACCTCATCGACGCGACGCCGCTCGGCACGACGTCCAAGGGCGCGCTCGACGCTCCCTCGGGCGGAGACGACCGCGTTCCGTACGTCGTCGTGCGCGGCGCGCGCGGCGGTCCGACCCTGCTCGTGACGGCGGGCGTGCACGGCGCGGAGTACGCGAGCATCGACGCGGCGTACCGAGTGGCCGAGGACACCGATCCCGCCTCGCTGTCGGGAACGCTCGTCGTTCTGCCGATCGTGAATCCGGCGGCCTTCTGGGCACGCTCGATTTACGTCAACCCCATCGACGGGCTCAACCTCAACCGCGTCTTTCCGGGAGACGCCAGCGGATCGTACGCGCCTCGCCTCGCGGCGTGGCTGCACGAGACGTTCTTGTCGCGCGCCGACGCTCTCATCGATTTGCACGGCGGGGACCTCGTCGAAGCGCTCGAGCCCTTTTCGATCTACGCGCGGGGGCACGAGGCGTCACGGCAGCTCGCGCTCGCCTTCGGCTTGCCGCACCTCTTGTCGAGCGAAAGTCGCGGCATGAGCTACGAGGTGACGCGCACCCATGGCGTTCCCGCCATCATCGCCGAGGCGAGCGGGCAAGGATTGCGCGGCGAGCAAGACGTCGCCTTGCTGGTGGAGGGAACGCGGCGAGCGATGCGGCACCTCGGCATGCTGGACGGCGAGGACGTCCGCGCGCCGATTCGCGAGCACGAGACGTTCGCTTGGCTGTCCTCGCCCGAACGGGGCTTGTGGACGCCGAGCGTGGCGGCGGGCGAGACCGTGGAAGTCGGACAGACGGTGGGTGTGCTGCGCGACCTCACGGGTCGGACGCTGCACACGGCGACCGCGCCGGGAAGCGGCGTCGTGCTGTTCGTCGTGTCGAGCCTCGCCATGAACGCGGGCGATCCGCTCGTCGGGATCGGCGTGCCGCCTTCATCTGCCTGACACCTCGGATGGTACGGTGAGCGCATGACGATCCAACCCATTCGACTCGGCGATCACGTGTTCGCGCTGCCGCTGCCCGCCAATTTGATGGGCGGCGTGTCGCTCATTCACCCCGCGCTGCTGCTCGACGACCGCGAAGGCGCGACGCTCGTGGACACGGGCGTACCGGGCATGGAGGGCGTCATCGAGGAGGCGCTTTCGGCGTTGTCGTTGTCGCTTTCGGACGTGCGGCGCGTCGTGGTGACGCACCACGACCTCGACCATATCGGCTCGTTGCCGAGCGTGCTGTCACGAACGAACGCGGACGTGCTGGCGCTCGAGGCGGAGGTGCCGTACGTGCAAGGCGACCTTCCGAGTCAAAAGCAGCCGTCGCCCGAGAGGCTCGCGGCGATGCCGCCCGCGATGAAGGCGGTGTTCGAGAATCCGCCGAGGGCGCGCGTCACGCGCGTCCTGCACGACGGGGACGTCTTGAACGTCGCGGGCGGCGTGGACGTCGTCGCGACGCCGGGGCACACCTTCGGGCACTTGAGCTTGTTCGTGCGGAAAAGCGGCGTGCTCATCGCCGGGGACGCCCTGACGAGCGCGAACGGCGAACTCCACCCGCCCATGGAGCGCGCCACGCCCGA
The sequence above is drawn from the Deinococcus yavapaiensis KR-236 genome and encodes:
- a CDS encoding amidase, which codes for MTTEDVLFLSIAELGARFRAGSLSPVDVTRATLQRIEQLDTVLNAFITVTGDLAMEQAEAAERELRSGVDRGPLHGVPVALKDLADTAGVRTTCGARILSDHVPTVDATVVTRLREAGAVLVGKTNMLEFAYGIVHPDFGQTNNPWDPTRTAGGSSGGSAAAVAAGLCFAALGTDTGGSIRIPASYCGVSGLKPTYGLVPLDGIFALSWSLDHGGPIARSSEDAALLLEVLAQRTLDVTPRGLKGVRLGVLEEHIDGPEMEPGVREVFMRALEALKDAGAHLVPVRIDELDAADAALMDVLLPEASVIHERWVRERPDDYAKDTRMQIELGFDVRGVAHVKAQRYRQRLAANFLDAMHGLVALLSPTVAWVAPHEDPVVADEAGAAEARRTAPTNLTGFPALSVNAGFSQQLPVGLHITARPNDDAVALALGAAIERLLGANRVPPLLDMPSVLERTSG
- a CDS encoding SDR family NAD(P)-dependent oxidoreductase, encoding MNISFDGRTVIVTGAAHGFGRAISLAFAARGATVWACDVQEAGLQETARQGGDLVHVRTVDVSNRDAVRAFVQEASGGSRVDVLVNNAGGVLGQVGRPVEEISEDDWHAIFRVNVDGAFYFSQAVAPLMKAANFGRIVNISSGAGLGVSLTGIQAYASAKAAQIGLTRQLAHELGAWGITVNNVAPGFVRSNPTTERQWESYGEEGQRRLVQGIAMKRLGSPDDIAHAVLFFASDFAGWVTGQILSVDGGK
- a CDS encoding dipeptidase is translated as MEDVLAYLERHHERDLADLQSFVRIPSVSTDSRHREDVRRAAQWVATRLIDAGVTDAAVNDTDGHPVVTASWTFAEGAPTVLVYGHYDVQPPDPVDRWDSPPFEPTERDGKLFARGVSDDKAPMLIPIRVAEAFLKTRGHLPVNVKFLFEGEEEVGSPHLGDFVRANAERLAADFVLSADGGMWRADIPTLTVSARGLCALEFTVRGPGKDLHSGRHGGALHNPLHAIAQMVASLHDEEGRVAVAHFYDGALAISEAIRADTAALPFHDEAYLADVGASDTFGESGYSTLERQWYRPTLELNGLWGGYIGEGSKTVLPSEAHAKITCRLVPGQDPARIRALIEAHLRAHTPRGVTLSFNKDDHGAAAYRIPDDHVGLTVAREALEIVYDRPPLVVGMGGSIPICDTFRSVLGIDTVFFSFAVGDENIHAPNEFFRLPRFFEGARAWTAYFEGLAKTSPSATSGTVARA
- a CDS encoding succinylglutamate desuccinylase/aspartoacylase family protein — translated: MLDLIDATPLGTTSKGALDAPSGGDDRVPYVVVRGARGGPTLLVTAGVHGAEYASIDAAYRVAEDTDPASLSGTLVVLPIVNPAAFWARSIYVNPIDGLNLNRVFPGDASGSYAPRLAAWLHETFLSRADALIDLHGGDLVEALEPFSIYARGHEASRQLALAFGLPHLLSSESRGMSYEVTRTHGVPAIIAEASGQGLRGEQDVALLVEGTRRAMRHLGMLDGEDVRAPIREHETFAWLSSPERGLWTPSVAAGETVEVGQTVGVLRDLTGRTLHTATAPGSGVVLFVVSSLAMNAGDPLVGIGVPPSSA
- a CDS encoding MBL fold metallo-hydrolase, coding for MTIQPIRLGDHVFALPLPANLMGGVSLIHPALLLDDREGATLVDTGVPGMEGVIEEALSALSLSLSDVRRVVVTHHDLDHIGSLPSVLSRTNADVLALEAEVPYVQGDLPSQKQPSPERLAAMPPAMKAVFENPPRARVTRVLHDGDVLNVAGGVDVVATPGHTFGHLSLFVRKSGVLIAGDALTSANGELHPPMERATPDMETAMRSLGKLATLPVRAILTYHGGVVSEDAASQLRRVAG